From Cygnus olor isolate bCygOlo1 unplaced genomic scaffold, bCygOlo1.pri.v2 scaffold_186_ctg1, whole genome shotgun sequence, one genomic window encodes:
- the LOC121063324 gene encoding IQ motif and SEC7 domain-containing protein 1-like: protein MDHDEQYPEHLDRDGQYSEHLDRDGQYGGRTDRDRPYPTHLDREGPYEALTDREGPYSSRPEHERPYQSRKERDRPYQGRTERDGQYQPHMDREAQYQTHMDRDGQYQPRTDRDAPYQPHMEREVQYQPRVDRDGQYQPHMDRDGQYQPHMDREAQYQTRMDREAQYHGCLERDLQYQPHMERDGHYQPRTDRELPYAGRTDRDIPYASHMDRDGHYQPRTERDVPYAPHMDRELPYRGREGPYQPRTDREGPFAPPCPRERCGGAPPRDWERDWGGALSRSSSPGGGGHSTSASTSPATTLQRKSDRDSSRTVSVDGEAPGSEGGGPLPDSPGRPPPYRGLPQPAPQGPGGVGGGPGGGSPGLAWSRLPPQPASVALRKQEEEEESKRPKALSDSYELSTDLQDKKVEMLERKYGGYFRTRRAARTIQAAFRRYRMAQKFERLRSEGGRARRLALPGLRLQFSFEEYDRGPPAPGPPGPPPPPPPYFQGKPASLDEGVLGGPRRAPRYGGSCRAGLDGGGGPPEAGGGGGGGGSPPPRQLSASADFGPGGADLEEAFAQQVKSLAASIDEALGGGRGGPPGAPAPPAADSAATSASDVTLYLDEGLPGSPRSPERPPSPEPPPESGGGPPLPPAPPPPPPSSNPPGPSERWVGGGPEEPPRRGPPCLECRGRGGGGGGHGGGHPPLLTVEPPSDSSADLSDRSDRGSINRGGPYEPEGSGGGTLPRAGPPHRCFHPEAPTAAPPAAPPPPPPPPPPAAEEGSEGDNESLGSSSNSNETLNCSSGSSSHDSLRRPPPPPPPPPAAPPQPPGPTGPPGKATYQREPRQSWDSPALNNDVVQRRQYRIGLNLFNKKPEKGIQYLIERGFLSDTPVGVAHFILERKGLSRQMIGEFLGNRQKQFNRDVLDCVVDEMDFSGMELDEALRKFQSHIRVQGEAQKVERLIEAFSQRYCVCNAPLLRQFRNPDTIFILAFAIILLNTDMYSPSVKAERKMKLEDFIKNLRGVDNGEDIPRDMLVGIYQRIQSRELRTNDDHVSQVQAVERMIVGKKPVLSLPHRRLVCCCQLYEVPDPNRPQRLGLHQREVFLFNDLLVVTKIFQKKKILVTYSFRQSFPLVEMHMQLFQNAYYQFGIKLLSAAPGGERKVLIVFNAPSPQDRLRFASDLRESVAEVQEMEKYRVEAELEKQKGVSGARGGGPPREALNGLSRSSLEEAFGPGEGLKRSALSSSLRDLSDGGKRGRRNSVGSLDSTIEGSIISSPRPQARGPPGGPVGGGGGPGPGGLQGAPPARLQLLVLPGLPLRQPPGKRPPRPPPPPQGPGGVGGPASASASSSSASSSHHHHHHHHCPVFEPSWAEFSDPLGYIAKIRPIAEKSGICKIRPPA, encoded by the exons ATGGACCACGACGAGCAGTACCCGGAGCATCTGGACCGCGACGGACAATACTCGGAGCATCTGGACCGTGACGGGCAATATGGGGGGCGTACGGACCGGGACCGGCCCTACCCCACGCATTTGGACCGCGAGGGGCCATACGAGGCGTTGACAGACCGGGAGGGACCCTACAGCAGCCGCCCTGAGCACGAGCGGCCCTACCAGAGCCGTAAGGAGCGGGACCGACCCTACCAGGGCCGTACGGAGCGGGATGGGCAATACCAGCCCCATATGGACCGGGAGGCGCAGTACCAGACCCATATGGACCGGGATGGGCAATACCAGCCACGTACGGACCGGGATGCGCCATACCAGCCCCATATGGAGCGGGAGGTGCAGTATCAACCTCGTGTGGACCGGGACGGGCAATACCAGCCCCATATGGACCGGGACGGGCAATACCAGCCCCATATGGACCGGGAGGCGCAGTACCAAACCCGTATGGACCGGGAGGCGCAGTACCATGGCTGCTTGGAGCGGGACCTCCAGTACCAGCCCCATATGGAGCGGGACGGGCACTACCAACCCCGTACGGACCGGGAGCTACCGTACGCCGGCCGTACGGACCGGGACATCCCCTACGCGTCCCATATGGACCGGGACGGGCACTACCAGCCCCGTACGGAGCGGGACGTCCCCTACGCCCCCCATATGGACCGGGAGCTGCCCTACCGCGGCCGCGAGGGGCCCTACCAGCCCCGTACGGACCGGGAGGGGCCCTTcgcccccccctgcccccgggAGCGCTGCGGCGGGGCCCCCCCCCGCGACTGGGAGCGGGACTGGGGGGGGGCCCTGAGCCGCAGCTCCAGTCCCGGGGGGGGCGGCCACAGCACCAGCGCCAGCACCAGCCCCGCCACCACGCTGCAGCGCAA gTCGGACCGGGACAGCTCGAGGACGGTGAG CGTGGACGGCGAGGCGCCGGGCAGCGAGGGCGGGGGGCCGCTTCCCGACAGCCCCGGGCGGCCCCCCCCGTACCGCGGCCTGCCCCAACCGGCCCCCCAAGGACctgggggggtcgggggggggcccggggggggctccccgggTTTGGCCTGGTCCCggctgcccccccagcccgccAGCGTGGCCCTGCgcaagcaggaggaggaggaggagagcaagAGGCCGAAGGCTCTGAGCGACAGCTACGAGCTCTCCACCGACCTGCAGGACAAGAAG GTGGAGATGCTGGAGCGCAAGTACGGGGGCTACTTCCGCacgcgccgcgccgcccgcaCCATCCAGGCCGCCTTCCGCCGCTACCGCATGGCCCAGAAGTTCGAGCGGCTGCGCAGCGAGGGGGGGCGCGCGCGCCGCCTGGCCCTCCCCGGCCTCCGCCTCCAGTTCTCCTTCGAGGAGTACGAccgcggcccccccgcccccggcccccccgggccccccccgccccccccgccctaTTTCCAAGGCAAACCCGCCTCGCTGGAcgagggggtgctgggggggccgCGCCGGGCGCCCCGCTACGGGGGGTCTTGTAGGGCCGGCTTGGATGGGGGGGGAGGCCCCCCTGAAGcaggggggggcggggggggtggaggaagccccccgccccggcagCTCTCGGCCTCCGCTGATTTTGGCCCCGGGGGGGCGGACCTGGAGGAGGCGTTCGCGCAGCAG GTGAAGTCCTTGGCCGCCTCCATCGACGAGGCTctgggggggggccgggggggccccccGGGGGCGCCAGCCCCCCCTGCGGCCGACAGCGCCGCCACTTCTGCCAGCGACGTCACCCTCTACCTGGACGAGGGGCTCCCTggctccccccgctcccctgagcgcccccccagccccgagccccccccagAAAGCGGGGGGGGCCCCCCACTGCCCCCCGCCCCACCTCCGCCTCCCCCCTCCTCTAACCCCCCCGGGCCATCTGAGCgctgggtgggggggggcccTGAGGAACCCCCTCGCCGTGGCCCCCCCTGTTTAGAGTGCCGGGGccggggtggtggtggtggggggcacgggggggggcaccccccTTTGCTGACCGTGGAGCCCCCCAGCGACAGCTCGGCCGACCTCAGCGACCGCTCCGACCGCGGCTCCATCAACCGGGGGGGTCCCTACGAGCCTGAAGGCTCCGGGGGGGGCACCTTGCCCCGTGCCGGACCCCCCCACCGCTGCTTCCACCCCGAAGCCCCCACCGCTGCGCCCCCTGCCGCTCCCCCCCCGCcacctcccccacccccccctgcCGCCGAGGAGGGTTCAGAGGGGGACAACGAGAGCTTGGGGAGCAGCTCCAACTCCAATGAGACCCTCAACTGCTCCTCGGGTTCCTCATCCCATGACAGCTTGCGGCGGCCacccccgccaccccccccaccccccgcagcccccccacaACCCCCCGGTCCCACCGGCCCCCCCGGCAAAGCCACATACCAGCGGGAGCCGCGGCAGAGCTGGGACTCGCCGGCACTCAACAACGACGTGGTGCAGCGGCGGCAGTACCGCATCGGCCTCAACCTCTTCAACAA GAAGCCGGAGAAGGGGATCCAGTACCTGATCGAGAGGGGCTTCCTCTCAGACACCCCGGTGGGGGTGGCCCACTTCATCCTGGAGAGGAAGGGGCTGAGCCGGCAGATGATCGGCGAGTTCCTCGGCAACCGCCAGAAGCAGTTCAACCGTGACGTCCTCGA CTGTGTGGTGGACGAGATGGACTTCTCCGGGATGGAGCTGGACGAGGCGCTGCGCAAGTTCCAGTCCCACATCCGGGTGCAGGGGGAGGCCCAGAAGGTCGAGCGCTTGATCGAGGCCTTCAG CCAGCGCTACTGCGTGTGTAACGCGCCCCTGCTGCGCCAGTTCCGCAACCCGGACACCATCTTCATCCTGGCCTTCGCCATCATCCTCCTCAACACTGACATGTACAGCCCCAGCGTCAAGGCCGAGCGCAAGATGAAGCTGGAGGACTTCATCAAGAACCTCCGAG GGGTGGACAACGGGGAGGACATCCCCCGGGACATGCTGGTGGGCATCTACCAGCGCATCCAGAGCCGGGAGCTGCGTACCAACGACGACCACGTCTCCCAGGTCCAGGCCGTTGAGCGCATGATCGTCGGCAAGAAGCCG GTGCTGTCCCTGCCCCACCGGCGCCtggtgtgctgctgccagctctaCGAGGTCCCCGACCCCAACCGGCCTCAGCGCCTGGGGCTGCACCAGCGTGAGGTCTTCCTCTTCAACGACCTGCTGGTG GTGACGAAGATCTTCCAGAAGAAGAAGATCCTGGTGACCTACAGCTTCCGCCAGAGCTTCCCCCTCGTTGAGATGCACATGCAGCTCTTCCAGAATGCCT ATTACCAGTTTGGGATCAAGCTGCTGtcggcggcgccgggcggggaGCGGAAGGTGCTGATCGTCTTCAACGCGCCGAGCCCCCAGGACCGGCTGCGCTTCGCCAGCGACCTGCGCGAGTCCGTGGCGGAGGTGCAGGAGATGGAGAAGTACCGCGTGGAGG ccgagctggagaagcagaaggggGTGtcgggggcgcggggcgggggaCCCCCCCGCGAGGCGCTCAACGGGCTGAGCCGCAGCAGCCTGGAGGAAGCCTTCGGGCCGGGCGAGGGGCTCAAGCGCAGCGCCCTGAGCAGCTCCCTGCGGGACCTCTCCGACGGGg GCAAGCGGGGCCGGCGCAACAGCGTGGGGTCCCTGGACAGCACCATCGAg GGCTCCATCATCAGCAGCCCGAGGCCGCAGGCCCGGggccccccgggggggccggttgggggggggggggggcccggccccggagGGCTACAaggcgcccccccggcccgtCTCCAACTCCTCGTCCTTCCTGGGCTCCCTCTTCGGCAGCCGCCGGGGAAAaggcccccccggcccccccccccccctcaaggCCCCGGCGGGGTGGGGGGCCCCGCTTCGGCCTCGGCCTCCTCATCCTCGGCCTCgtcctcccaccaccaccaccaccaccaccac